In a single window of the Planctomycetia bacterium genome:
- a CDS encoding class I SAM-dependent methyltransferase has protein sequence MIATSMNANAIQAAQQAARYECAACGTTLDSPRRVLRSGVACPFDLFRCADCGMVQQQPRYTPAELSRLYSADYYVFEESDAHRWARAVQQYMIHLAPLESHGERRLLDVGCALGHLSALARARGWEVVGLDVSAEAASQAAVRFGLEVRAGPLARHVDTLRRFDVVFLGDVIEHVPQPALLLRDVRRILATDGSVCIDTPNWGGFWRRWTGRRWIGLNRFHINFFDERSLSHLAQAAGFGQIVASSYTHYRYEGWGARPELLAWVQRLPQALGWRVGRMLSRLGRHSAFGFLSSRPPADEAAAIQLIRELALKNASRSTSSERSGDNLTLRAVRGGLVQFRVDDSR, from the coding sequence ATGATTGCCACCTCGATGAATGCGAACGCCATCCAGGCCGCCCAGCAGGCCGCCCGCTATGAATGCGCCGCCTGCGGCACGACGCTCGATTCGCCGCGCCGCGTCCTGCGAAGCGGAGTCGCCTGCCCCTTCGACCTCTTTCGGTGCGCCGACTGCGGCATGGTGCAGCAGCAGCCGCGCTACACGCCGGCCGAGTTGTCGCGGCTCTATTCGGCGGACTACTACGTCTTTGAAGAGAGCGACGCGCATCGCTGGGCGCGAGCAGTTCAGCAGTACATGATCCACCTCGCCCCGCTGGAATCGCATGGCGAGCGGCGGCTCCTCGATGTCGGATGCGCCCTGGGCCATCTGTCCGCGCTTGCGCGGGCACGCGGCTGGGAGGTCGTCGGCCTCGATGTCTCCGCCGAAGCCGCCAGTCAGGCCGCGGTTCGATTCGGCCTGGAAGTCCGCGCGGGGCCGTTGGCTCGCCACGTAGACACACTGCGACGATTCGACGTTGTCTTCCTCGGCGACGTGATCGAGCACGTGCCGCAACCGGCCCTGCTGCTGCGCGACGTGCGACGCATTCTCGCCACGGACGGATCGGTCTGCATCGACACGCCGAACTGGGGCGGATTCTGGCGAAGGTGGACCGGCCGGCGGTGGATCGGTCTCAACCGATTTCATATCAACTTCTTCGACGAGCGAAGTCTGTCGCATCTCGCACAAGCCGCGGGCTTCGGGCAAATCGTCGCCAGCAGCTATACACATTATCGCTATGAAGGTTGGGGCGCACGGCCGGAACTCCTGGCTTGGGTGCAGCGTCTGCCTCAGGCGCTTGGCTGGCGCGTGGGACGGATGCTCTCGCGACTTGGTCGACATTCCGCCTTCGGGTTTCTAAGCAGTCGCCCGCCGGCTGACGAAGCGGCGGCGATCCAATTGATCAGGGAACTGGCACTCAAGAACGCCTCCCGATCCACGTCATCAGAACGCTCGGGCGACAATCTCACCCTCCGCGCCGTTCGCGGCGGATTAGTGCAATTCCGAGTCGACGATTCACGCTAA
- a CDS encoding ImmA/IrrE family metallo-endopeptidase, with translation MREAREARGLNGTVLAELIEVSRQAVSQYEKGYQTPSPVVMERICSVLNLPRDFFVQESNEVVGTVFFRSFASATASERRRQVQRQKWRRRIVAFLRKFVDFPRVCIPQLSKGKPQLLSNEEVEELASEARRGLGIGDGPITNVVLLLENHGVIVTRTIFDSKALDAFSEWSPDDDTPYIALNTEKRSAVRSRFDAVHELAHMVLHRQIDMETLPEIHKALEKQAHRFAGAFLAPASTFGKSFVRGGLDDLIALKKLWGLSISAILVRASQLGLLSEHSYRRAMTELNRRSWRTREPLDNEIPTEEPRLLRRAIQMVLKDSGVKLSDFEKLGAGTIRDIEKNLGLSLAPPAYPKTEVSLQMPKTSYDSIVSQRTGRIFRMSDYVQSDDS, from the coding sequence TTGCGCGAAGCAAGAGAGGCTAGAGGACTTAATGGTACTGTTCTAGCTGAATTGATAGAGGTATCTCGGCAGGCGGTCTCGCAATACGAGAAGGGGTATCAGACACCATCGCCAGTTGTGATGGAACGAATCTGCTCCGTGCTCAATCTTCCCAGGGACTTCTTTGTTCAGGAATCTAACGAGGTCGTCGGAACGGTTTTTTTTCGGTCATTCGCTTCAGCAACGGCATCTGAGAGAAGGAGGCAGGTCCAAAGGCAGAAGTGGCGGCGCAGAATAGTGGCGTTCCTTCGGAAGTTCGTCGACTTTCCAAGGGTTTGTATACCGCAGTTATCCAAAGGAAAGCCGCAGTTACTATCCAACGAAGAAGTCGAAGAGCTCGCGAGCGAAGCACGGAGGGGACTGGGAATTGGCGACGGACCTATCACGAATGTCGTTCTCCTACTGGAAAACCACGGTGTAATTGTTACTCGGACAATTTTCGATTCGAAGGCGCTCGACGCGTTCTCTGAGTGGAGCCCTGATGACGACACACCGTACATTGCATTAAACACAGAAAAGCGATCGGCAGTGAGGTCTCGGTTTGATGCGGTTCACGAGTTGGCACATATGGTGTTGCATCGCCAGATCGACATGGAAACATTGCCCGAGATTCACAAGGCCTTGGAAAAACAGGCGCATCGCTTTGCCGGAGCTTTCTTGGCGCCGGCGTCTACTTTTGGAAAGTCGTTTGTTCGTGGTGGGCTCGATGACTTAATCGCGTTGAAGAAACTTTGGGGGCTCTCAATTTCTGCGATTCTCGTTCGTGCCTCTCAACTTGGACTGTTGAGCGAGCATTCCTATCGACGCGCTATGACCGAGTTGAATCGCCGATCTTGGAGAACGCGTGAGCCGCTTGATAATGAGATTCCTACTGAAGAGCCGCGGTTGCTTCGAAGAGCGATCCAAATGGTGTTAAAAGACTCTGGCGTCAAACTGAGCGATTTTGAAAAACTCGGGGCAGGTACGATTAGAGACATAGAGAAGAATCTTGGCTTATCATTGGCTCCTCCAGCGTATCCGAAGACTGAAGTGTCGCTGCAGATGCCAAAAACTTCCTATGATTCCATCGTCTCGCAAAGAACGGGCCGCATCTTTCGCATGTCCGATTACGTGCAGTCTGACGATTCCTAA
- the obgE gene encoding GTPase ObgE, giving the protein MFIDEAIICVRSGRGGDGCVSFRREKYVPKGGPDGGDGGDGGSVILLVDPQFSTLVDLTGKHHWTAQNGQSGMGDNRSGSAGDDEIVRVPPGTLVYDRDTGILLKDLVEPNSTLRVVRGGAGGRGNARFATATHQTPREFEKGEAGQERWIRLELKLIADVGVIGLPNAGKSTLLSRVSRARPKIADYPFTTLVPNLGIVSLSGFRQFVMADVPGLIEGAHEGVGLGDKFLRHIERTRVVLHLIDLYPLEGNPRPAEAYRIIRNELEKYSPTLASKPEMIVANKLDLAGDANPPELAELAEELGGAKVVGISAVSGRGLEKVTNQLWELIDTARTQDAAAD; this is encoded by the coding sequence CTGTTTATTGACGAGGCGATCATCTGCGTCCGCTCCGGCAGGGGCGGCGACGGCTGCGTCAGCTTTCGCCGTGAAAAGTACGTCCCCAAGGGCGGACCCGACGGCGGCGACGGCGGCGACGGCGGCAGCGTCATTCTGCTCGTCGATCCGCAATTCTCCACGCTCGTCGATCTCACCGGAAAGCACCACTGGACCGCGCAAAACGGCCAGTCCGGCATGGGCGACAATCGCAGCGGAAGCGCCGGCGACGACGAGATTGTGCGCGTTCCGCCGGGCACGCTTGTCTATGACCGCGACACAGGCATTTTGCTGAAGGACCTCGTCGAACCGAATTCCACGCTACGCGTCGTACGCGGCGGGGCGGGCGGTCGCGGCAATGCCAGATTCGCGACGGCGACTCATCAGACCCCGCGCGAGTTTGAAAAAGGCGAGGCCGGGCAGGAACGCTGGATACGGCTGGAGCTGAAGCTGATCGCCGATGTCGGCGTCATCGGTCTGCCCAACGCCGGCAAGAGCACGCTCCTTTCGCGCGTGTCGCGCGCTCGTCCGAAGATCGCCGATTACCCCTTTACGACGCTCGTACCGAATCTCGGCATCGTCTCGCTTTCGGGCTTTCGCCAGTTCGTCATGGCCGATGTGCCGGGGCTGATCGAAGGGGCCCACGAAGGCGTCGGCCTCGGCGACAAGTTTCTGCGGCATATCGAGCGCACGCGCGTCGTCCTGCACCTGATCGACCTGTACCCGCTCGAAGGTAATCCCCGTCCGGCCGAGGCTTATCGGATCATTCGCAACGAGCTAGAGAAATACAGCCCGACCCTCGCGTCCAAGCCGGAAATGATCGTGGCCAATAAGCTCGATCTCGCCGGTGACGCGAATCCGCCCGAGTTGGCGGAGCTTGCCGAAGAACTCGGCGGCGCAAAGGTCGTCGGCATTTCCGCCGTCAGCGGCCGCGGCCTGGAAAAAGTCACCAATCAATTATGGGAACTGATCGACACGGCCCGAACCCAGGATGCCGCCGCCGACTAG
- a CDS encoding type II toxin-antitoxin system MqsA family antitoxin has protein sequence MMARCSFQGCPGEYQDKLIAHTVRHKGQLVVIDGVPAEVCSVCGDSLLSPETVRHIEQILSSVDAPSGNVPLYDYAL, from the coding sequence ATGATGGCGAGATGCTCATTCCAAGGATGCCCCGGAGAGTATCAGGACAAACTGATTGCGCACACGGTGCGCCATAAAGGGCAATTGGTGGTGATCGACGGTGTCCCGGCGGAAGTCTGTTCGGTATGCGGAGATTCACTTCTCAGCCCGGAGACGGTCCGGCACATTGAACAGATTCTCTCGTCCGTGGATGCGCCTTCCGGAAACGTGCCGCTCTACGACTACGCCCTTTAA
- a CDS encoding sigma-70 family RNA polymerase sigma factor has product MNRPERSRWITEALDQYEGRLVRYANRLTGNLDQARDVVQETFARLCGQDPGALNGRLGPWLFAVCRNRAIEIRRKDRRMYAAGELTMESMADDAVTPAESAEDREQSGGILRHLASLPDSQQEVVRLKFQESMSYREISEVTGHSVSNVGFLLHTALKTLREKMT; this is encoded by the coding sequence ATGAATCGCCCAGAGCGAAGCAGGTGGATCACCGAGGCCCTCGATCAGTACGAGGGCCGCCTCGTCCGCTATGCCAATCGGCTGACCGGTAACCTCGACCAGGCTCGCGATGTCGTACAGGAGACCTTCGCCCGGCTCTGCGGGCAGGACCCCGGTGCGCTCAACGGCCGACTCGGGCCCTGGCTCTTCGCGGTCTGCCGCAACCGGGCGATCGAGATTCGACGAAAGGACCGCCGCATGTATGCAGCCGGAGAGTTAACGATGGAGAGCATGGCTGACGACGCCGTGACACCGGCCGAGTCAGCCGAAGACCGTGAACAGTCGGGCGGCATCCTGCGGCATCTGGCGAGCCTGCCGGACAGCCAGCAGGAAGTCGTCCGGCTGAAGTTTCAGGAATCGATGAGCTACCGCGAGATCAGCGAAGTGACCGGTCACAGCGTCAGCAACGTGGGCTTCCTCCTGCACACGGCGTTGAAGACCCTCCGCGAGAAGATGACGTAG
- a CDS encoding peroxiredoxin: MNTTMDQRTQSGHSLVRAIGAMVIIASAATASAQNRTIDGTGNNMSHGVWGSTNQHLDRVGPAAYADGMSMPAGGSRPSARAVSNGIAAQTGSIVNDRMLSDWVWQWGQFLDHDLDLTDAASPAESFPIPVPMGDPFFDPFNTGTQTIPLSRSAYDPVTGSINARQQMNQITSWIDASNVYGSDMTRANALRTMSGGRLATSAGDLLPFNTGGLPNAGGTSASLFLAGDIRSNEQSGLAATHTLFVREHNRLADQIATANPGMNDEDIYQQARKIVGAQLQVITYNEFLPALLGSAAPSPMSIGYDDSINPNIMNEFANACYRVGHTMLSPTILRLDNAGNVIPQGNLALQDAFFNPNNIINGGGIDPILKGLASQAMQEIDNQIVDDVRNFLFGPPGSGGMDLASLNIQRGRDHGLPDYNSTRVMMGLTSVSSFADISSDPAVQAALMSLYGTVNDIDLWVGALAEDHLAGSSVGELIAAVLSEQFMRLRDGDRYWYERDDFFVNNPSLLAELQATRLSDIIRRNSDITNIQDNVFLIPEPATLGLLVFGGLLLRERRR; the protein is encoded by the coding sequence ATGAATACTACTATGGATCAAAGAACACAGTCAGGGCATTCACTTGTCCGCGCCATCGGCGCCATGGTCATCATCGCGTCGGCGGCAACGGCCTCGGCGCAAAACCGCACCATCGACGGCACCGGCAACAACATGAGCCACGGCGTCTGGGGCAGCACGAATCAGCATCTCGATCGTGTCGGCCCGGCCGCTTATGCCGACGGCATGTCCATGCCGGCCGGCGGCTCTCGCCCCAGCGCGCGCGCAGTGAGTAACGGTATCGCCGCACAGACCGGCTCGATCGTCAACGATCGAATGCTCAGCGACTGGGTCTGGCAGTGGGGACAGTTTCTCGATCACGATCTGGACCTGACCGACGCCGCCAGCCCGGCCGAGTCGTTTCCGATTCCCGTTCCGATGGGTGATCCGTTCTTCGATCCGTTCAACACCGGGACGCAGACCATTCCCTTGAGCCGCTCGGCCTATGACCCGGTCACCGGGTCAATTAATGCCCGTCAGCAGATGAACCAGATCACCTCGTGGATCGACGCGTCAAACGTTTATGGCTCCGATATGACACGCGCCAATGCGCTGCGAACCATGTCCGGCGGCCGTCTTGCCACCAGCGCCGGCGACCTGCTTCCGTTCAACACCGGCGGCCTGCCCAACGCAGGCGGCACGAGCGCGTCGCTCTTCCTCGCCGGAGACATTCGCTCGAATGAGCAGTCCGGCCTCGCCGCGACCCACACCCTCTTCGTCCGCGAGCACAACCGCCTCGCCGACCAGATCGCGACCGCCAACCCCGGCATGAACGATGAGGACATCTACCAGCAGGCGCGCAAGATCGTCGGCGCCCAGTTGCAGGTCATCACCTATAACGAGTTTCTCCCGGCCCTGCTCGGTTCCGCCGCGCCGAGCCCGATGTCGATCGGCTACGACGACTCCATCAACCCCAACATCATGAATGAGTTCGCCAATGCCTGTTACCGCGTCGGCCACACCATGCTCTCGCCGACGATTCTGCGACTCGACAACGCGGGCAACGTGATTCCGCAGGGCAACCTGGCCCTTCAAGACGCCTTTTTCAACCCCAACAACATCATCAACGGCGGCGGCATCGACCCGATCCTCAAGGGCCTCGCTTCGCAGGCCATGCAGGAGATCGATAACCAGATTGTCGACGACGTCCGAAACTTCCTCTTCGGCCCTCCCGGCTCCGGCGGCATGGACCTGGCCTCACTCAACATCCAGCGCGGCCGCGACCACGGCCTGCCGGACTACAATTCGACGCGCGTGATGATGGGCCTGACCTCCGTCTCCAGCTTCGCGGACATTTCGAGCGACCCGGCGGTGCAGGCGGCCCTGATGTCGCTTTACGGAACGGTGAACGATATCGATCTGTGGGTCGGCGCCCTGGCCGAGGATCATCTGGCCGGCTCAAGCGTCGGCGAACTGATCGCCGCGGTCCTGAGCGAGCAGTTCATGCGTCTCCGCGACGGCGACCGCTACTGGTACGAGCGCGACGACTTCTTCGTGAACAACCCCTCGCTGCTCGCAGAGCTGCAGGCCACGCGCCTCTCCGACATCATCCGCCGCAACAGCGACATCACCAACATCCAGGACAACGTCTTCCTCATCCCCGAACCGGCCACGCTCGGTCTGCTGGTGTTTGGCGGTCTGCTGCTCCGGGAGCGCCGGCGCTAA
- a CDS encoding PEP-CTERM sorting domain-containing protein (PEP-CTERM proteins occur, often in large numbers, in the proteomes of bacteria that also encode an exosortase, a predicted intramembrane cysteine proteinase. The presence of a PEP-CTERM domain at a protein's C-terminus predicts cleavage within the sorting domain, followed by covalent anchoring to some some component of the (usually Gram-negative) cell surface. Many PEP-CTERM proteins exhibit an unusual sequence composition that includes large numbers of potential glycosylation sites. Expression of one such protein has been shown restore the ability of a bacterium to form floc, a type of biofilm.): MMKILGRIALVCALASLGSAGVAKAQIGEPQGSFNITVKQGMNVIASDTVTIGMGGELSDLKATFQDGDPESFTQIGTIGGGSSPIILKVTTDGDPSFRVAHWYIDVPVSLMNIDAPGPTSLFQPGAGDIEVTISSFEFDNLALAMPFMLNSPNYYTSYMRDFNGHFYNTPGTHAYNQFGNGLIDVQVPGSLYTDGTANPYQFDVLASGVSSSWTWKNILAPTNATKVTNQFGNLLNPFDPGYVFELGLSVAFVQIPEPGTLSLLVPAALMVIRRRRKRC, translated from the coding sequence ATGATGAAGATATTGGGCAGAATCGCACTCGTTTGCGCTTTGGCTTCGCTCGGCTCGGCCGGCGTCGCCAAGGCACAAATCGGCGAGCCGCAGGGCTCGTTTAACATCACGGTCAAGCAGGGCATGAATGTCATCGCCAGTGACACCGTGACCATCGGCATGGGCGGAGAGCTCTCCGACCTGAAGGCCACGTTTCAGGACGGTGATCCTGAAAGCTTTACCCAGATCGGCACGATCGGCGGAGGAAGTTCGCCGATCATCCTGAAGGTCACCACCGACGGTGATCCGAGCTTCCGCGTCGCCCACTGGTACATCGACGTGCCGGTGAGCCTAATGAACATCGACGCGCCCGGCCCGACTTCGCTGTTCCAGCCCGGAGCCGGCGACATCGAAGTGACCATTTCGAGCTTTGAGTTTGACAACCTGGCCCTGGCCATGCCGTTCATGCTCAACAGCCCGAACTACTACACCTCGTACATGCGTGACTTCAATGGCCACTTCTACAACACGCCCGGCACCCATGCCTACAACCAGTTCGGCAACGGACTGATCGACGTGCAGGTGCCCGGTTCGTTGTACACCGATGGCACGGCGAATCCTTATCAGTTCGACGTGCTGGCCAGCGGCGTCAGCTCTTCGTGGACGTGGAAGAACATCCTCGCCCCGACGAACGCGACAAAGGTGACGAACCAGTTCGGCAACCTGCTGAACCCGTTCGATCCCGGTTATGTCTTTGAACTCGGCCTGTCGGTGGCCTTCGTGCAGATACCGGAGCCCGGTACGCTGTCACTGCTGGTCCCGGCCGCCCTGATGGTCATCCGCCGCCGCCGCAAGCGGTGCTAA
- a CDS encoding ClbS/DfsB family four-helix bundle protein: MPMQVRDAILQRLTDRMMRMRVVLEEFDDTGAEACKVGPKWNVRDLVGHFVFWDVEVAARLGEIAAGKPAPKYDFDKVNAEVYQKYRRMSYVMLLPQLRAAEERLIAAVRAVPDKLLIDSPAREWIDEAAIEHYDHHWPSLAAVATRGN; this comes from the coding sequence GTGCCGATGCAGGTTCGCGACGCCATTCTTCAGCGACTGACCGATCGGATGATGCGCATGCGCGTCGTCCTCGAAGAGTTCGACGACACCGGCGCCGAGGCGTGCAAGGTCGGCCCGAAGTGGAACGTCCGCGATCTCGTCGGCCACTTTGTCTTCTGGGATGTCGAAGTGGCCGCGCGGCTCGGCGAGATCGCCGCCGGAAAGCCCGCCCCCAAGTACGACTTCGACAAGGTCAATGCCGAGGTCTATCAGAAGTACCGGCGCATGTCGTACGTCATGCTCCTGCCGCAACTGCGCGCCGCCGAGGAGCGCCTCATCGCCGCCGTGCGAGCCGTGCCCGACAAGCTGCTCATCGACTCGCCCGCCCGCGAGTGGATCGACGAAGCCGCCATCGAGCACTACGACCACCATTGGCCAAGTCTCGCCGCCGTCGCAACCCGCGGAAATTAA
- a CDS encoding VWA domain-containing protein: MDVNADPAGRYSQKWPEIVAKRPASEGDDETLHSLGYIVGSPELPNDRDSENPADPWWNRPREGHQPYTENTGEAYARIFDNPFLPAMQNPLSTFSIDVDTASYSNIRRMLTAGQRPPADAVRIEEMINYFSYDYAPPTGEHPFSVNLETASCPWNEQHRLVRVGLKGVEIEPAKRPVCNLVFLIDVSGSMDCPNKLPLVKQALSMLVGQLSPEDRVAMVVYAGASGLALPSTSAGQREKILDALDHLNAGGSTNGGEGIQLAYQIAEQNRTEGGVNRVILATDGDFNVGITDQKDLTKLITDEAKSGVFLSVLGFGMGNLKDATLEQLADKGNGNYAYIDTFAEAKKVLVDQIGGTLITIAKDVKIQIEFNPAQVAQYRLIGYENRMLAAQDFNDDKKDAGEIGAGHTVTALYEIVPTTATLAGVDTLKYQTLAAEELRPSDTPASKETLTVKLRYKQPTGQTSQLLEVPLTDNGQTFDAASPDLRFAASVAGFGMLLRSSPHKGDLTYDAAIGMAVASMGRDPSGQRSEFIDLVRKAKTISGH, from the coding sequence ATGGATGTCAATGCCGACCCTGCCGGTAGATACTCGCAAAAGTGGCCTGAGATCGTCGCCAAGCGCCCGGCGAGCGAGGGTGATGACGAAACACTTCATTCACTCGGCTATATCGTCGGAAGCCCTGAACTGCCAAATGATCGCGATTCCGAGAATCCCGCCGACCCTTGGTGGAACCGCCCGCGCGAAGGCCATCAGCCATACACCGAAAACACCGGCGAGGCCTACGCCCGCATCTTCGACAACCCGTTCCTCCCGGCGATGCAGAATCCGCTGTCCACCTTCTCCATCGACGTCGATACCGCGTCATACTCCAACATCCGCCGCATGCTCACCGCCGGGCAGCGTCCGCCCGCCGACGCCGTGCGCATCGAGGAGATGATCAACTACTTCTCCTATGACTACGCGCCGCCGACCGGCGAGCATCCCTTCAGCGTGAACCTGGAGACGGCCTCGTGCCCGTGGAATGAGCAGCACCGCCTCGTCCGCGTCGGCCTCAAGGGCGTCGAGATCGAGCCGGCCAAGCGACCGGTCTGCAACCTCGTCTTCCTCATCGACGTTTCCGGCTCGATGGACTGCCCCAACAAGCTTCCGCTGGTCAAACAGGCCCTGTCGATGCTCGTCGGTCAGCTTTCGCCCGAGGACCGCGTGGCGATGGTCGTGTATGCCGGTGCATCCGGACTGGCACTACCCTCCACCTCGGCGGGCCAGCGCGAGAAGATCCTCGACGCGCTCGATCACTTGAACGCCGGCGGCAGCACCAACGGCGGCGAGGGAATCCAGCTCGCCTACCAGATCGCCGAACAGAACCGCACCGAGGGCGGCGTCAATCGCGTCATCCTCGCCACCGACGGCGACTTCAACGTCGGCATTACCGATCAGAAGGACCTCACCAAGCTCATCACCGACGAGGCCAAGAGCGGCGTTTTCCTTTCCGTCCTCGGCTTCGGCATGGGCAACCTTAAGGACGCGACCCTCGAACAACTCGCCGACAAGGGCAACGGCAACTACGCCTACATCGACACCTTCGCCGAGGCCAAGAAGGTGCTCGTCGATCAGATCGGCGGCACGCTCATCACCATCGCCAAGGACGTGAAGATTCAGATCGAGTTCAACCCGGCGCAGGTGGCGCAGTATCGCCTCATCGGCTACGAGAATCGCATGCTCGCCGCCCAGGATTTCAACGATGACAAGAAGGATGCCGGTGAGATCGGCGCAGGCCACACCGTCACCGCGCTCTACGAGATAGTCCCCACGACAGCGACGCTGGCAGGCGTGGACACGTTGAAATACCAGACACTGGCGGCAGAGGAATTACGCCCCAGTGATACGCCCGCCAGCAAAGAGACGCTGACGGTCAAGCTCCGCTACAAGCAGCCCACCGGCCAGACCAGCCAACTGCTCGAAGTCCCGCTCACCGATAACGGCCAGACGTTTGACGCCGCCTCACCGGACCTGCGTTTCGCCGCCTCTGTCGCCGGTTTCGGCATGCTCCTGCGCAGCAGCCCGCACAAGGGCGACCTGACCTACGACGCCGCAATCGGCATGGCCGTGGCATCGATGGGCCGCGACCCCAGCGGCCAGCGGAGCGAGTTCATCGACCTGGTCCGAAAGGCCAAAACGATTTCCGGACACTAG
- the rpmA gene encoding 50S ribosomal protein L27, with amino-acid sequence MAHKKGQGSTRNGRDSRPQFLGLKRWDGQMVCVGTILVRQNGTPFKPGMYVGRGRDDTLFALRDGKVIFRGRKVSIEPVAAAAQ; translated from the coding sequence ATGGCACACAAAAAGGGACAGGGCTCGACTCGGAACGGGCGAGACAGCAGGCCGCAATTCCTCGGTTTGAAGCGGTGGGACGGCCAAATGGTCTGCGTTGGCACGATCCTCGTCCGCCAGAACGGCACGCCCTTTAAGCCCGGCATGTACGTCGGTCGCGGCCGCGACGATACGCTATTCGCCCTTCGCGACGGCAAGGTGATCTTCCGGGGCCGCAAGGTCTCGATCGAGCCGGTTGCCGCCGCCGCCCAGTGA
- a CDS encoding GNAT family N-acetyltransferase: protein MSRFIIRPATSGDLAPLARVNLNSWRAAYRGLMPAEGLAALTLAEFEAVWVENLAAENRRNLAAGVDGEIAGFVSFGPTRDEGADGGVGEIFGLYLDSAFWNRGIGHALCDEALASMKRDSFREVALWVLRGNARAIRFYELAGFILEDGAHMSVRRWDVDLPHIRYRRSLTGRS from the coding sequence ATGAGCCGCTTTATTATTCGACCCGCGACGTCCGGCGATCTCGCGCCACTGGCCCGCGTCAATCTGAACTCGTGGCGCGCGGCCTATCGGGGCCTTATGCCCGCCGAGGGTCTGGCGGCCCTGACGCTTGCCGAGTTCGAGGCCGTCTGGGTGGAGAATCTGGCGGCGGAGAATCGACGGAATCTGGCGGCCGGGGTTGATGGGGAGATCGCCGGATTCGTTTCATTCGGCCCGACGCGTGATGAAGGCGCCGACGGCGGCGTCGGAGAGATCTTCGGCCTCTATCTCGATTCCGCCTTCTGGAATCGCGGAATCGGTCACGCCCTGTGTGACGAGGCCCTGGCATCGATGAAGCGCGACAGCTTTCGCGAAGTGGCGCTTTGGGTCCTGCGCGGAAATGCCCGGGCGATACGTTTCTACGAGTTGGCCGGGTTCATTCTGGAGGACGGCGCGCACATGAGCGTCCGCCGCTGGGACGTCGATCTGCCGCACATCCGCTATCGGCGCAGTTTGACGGGGCGGTCGTGA